The following is a genomic window from Nymphaea colorata isolate Beijing-Zhang1983 chromosome 3, ASM883128v2, whole genome shotgun sequence.
ATATCGTACTTCTGATTATACATAGAAAATGCAAACTCATAAATTGCTAATTTAGAGTACTTAATGTATATGGAGCACTCGTAAATGTTGCCATAAGGGCACCTGGATAAGTTCCATTGAGAGATATTCATGAGTTTTACCTTTCACTCATATATGTCTTCACAAGCCACACCAGattattttccttcttcttcttttgttttttttttttctaaacgcTCATGTATGGATCATCAAGCAGCTACCTGTCACAACCAATTGAACTGTAAGGTAGATTGGCACAGTaacgtttatatatatatatatatatatatatatatattaaaaggaGGCACTAGAAATTAAGTGGTTCGGTCTGGAAAGAAGCTACGTCCACGGAAAGGGAAAGAACATTTTTATTCAGCAACAGACCAAAGTACACAGATGATGTTTTATAGCAGTATTCTTACAGGATGTAATAACATCAATCCTGAATTTTTTGGATTCTACAACATGTTCCTTCTTGATCTCATTATATTCTTCCCCCTTCTATGTTTATTGCCTTATCTCCAAATTTGTAAAGCTCGAGATAACAGTTTTGATCTTATCGCAATCTTTGACAGCTGCGTTTTTACCACCAACGCCTGTTTGTGGGAAaattttaagggaaaaaaaccaACCTTGCAAGTTTGTTCATGGGAGGTGAGCTGCCGATTCTCATTGCCAAAAACATGAGGCATGCATATAAAAGCAAAGCAAAAGTTTAGAGGGAAGAAGATGCTAAGCATCAATCTCCTCACCAAAAAGTAGCTGCAACACAAACACAACAGCTTTtggccaaaaagaaaaataaagagccTTATAAAGGAAACCATGCAAGGATCATGCCAATATTCCAGCTTCCATCCAAAAGCCCAAATCtgtactacaaaaaaaaaatcgaggaTTTATCGACGTGCCCGGAAATGAGGACGTTGATAAACGGGATTTTACTACGCGTGGAAAGGTGGACGTCGGTGAATTTTTACCGACGTCTAAGGACTTCCATAGCCTGTACTGTGTCGGCAGATCCTCCACAATAACGACCAAGCTTCTGATCCTATCCCCGTCGATCTGAATTTTGCCTTCTACCCTCtaccatttcttttattttcggTTTTTAACTCCAATTATTTAAAATAAGTTTAATTGCTCCCTGCCATTGTAACGAGGAGTAacagcttaattttttttatgaggggggccaaattaaaatttctaaattttgataaaagttgaaatatcatttttcaaaattttcatataaaacaagtgaaatttttctaaaatttatatgtaaaggAATGGCAGAGTCCTGGTGGCCGGTTCTGCCGCTTCTGATTGTATCATCATGCACTGCAAACAAAGAGTAAGTCGTGCAGAATCACAGCTTTCAATAGCCGGCAGCACAAACCAACCACCATGTGAGAAATTTCCCAGCAccgacaatttttttttcaggataatttttttcatttactgcctttaaaaattttaaattttataactagtacCCATTAACCAGAATTTTCAGACTTCATCGGCCATGTATTCCTTCATTTATAGTCTGGCTTCCCGCAGATCATTGCCTAAAAACATGAGTCCCAGCTTTCACTTTTTCATCCATTTTAAGTCTGAACTTGATTTGATGCCATTAATGAACATCTCTACTTGCCAAGGACTTCTCATCCTCCCATACTTTGACTAGATCCATACTTCTTTCCCTGCCCTACAAAAGAATGTGACTGTTGCTTTACTTCTCTTTGCTAACCATTGAAATTTTAGTCTTTTGATAGTGTTCGGAAttagtaacacattgttaccACTCTATGACTCATGGGACAATAACAAGGTGCTACTGTTGCCAAATAATTTTAACTATCTCTTATGTTGGGAGTTTACCTTCACACGCTCCATAGAGAAATCAATTTGCTCTAGTCATTGCCAACCGATGAGAGAGATTTTGAGgttaagaaacaaataaaagaggGGCTGGCACTAGCAGCCCAGAGTCTAAACTTTGGAGGGACATAAGGTGGTCATACAGTATACCTTTCAACTTAAGTGTTGTGCATGCTAGCTGAAAATATATCACCAGCATTACTCTTACACCAACCAGTTATACTACGCTCCTCATGGTTGAAAGGAATGAAGTTAGCGATACCAAAAAAGATGATGTAACAAGGCCACGAACCAATTGGGCATAACATAAtagtttttctttgaaaaagaaagatccagatccagaaaATAGAGATGGGTCACACTTTTCCCAAATCTAGCCTAGATTCAAGAAGAACTTAGGCATTTTTAATTcaccttttaaaaatttataaaattccaaaaaaaaaaagaactgcaAATAATAATACATATGACAAATGTTGAAAAGTTTTTTACAAGAAAGAACTTACAAGTCACTACTTTCTTCGGCTTCGATATATGATCACTGCCATTAaccaagttatttttttattggttaacaGGGTTTTTAGAAGAATCGACCGACCTTAAAATTGATGGAAGCCTTGACTGTTTTCAGAGATTTATATCATTTCAATAAATTGATTGTAATAAAATCATTAAAGGTTGATTATTTAGAAGATTATTGCATTAAGCTGATATTTAGTAGTTGCATGTCGCCTTGTTATAGGTAATGAAGCTTTTACAGCTTAAGCACAGATGTACTAAGGGCAAGTGATATTTCATATCCTGGGCGTAAATTGAGAATAAGGGACCTAGTTGTGtcaacaaaattatatatatatatatatatattatggcgTTTTTTATTGATTTAATAATTAACCTGCTAAACATAAATTGAAGTCTGTTTTCAACAATAAATGGCTAtgcatataatattttattattgtcTGTTAATCTTTAAGTGTGactaaggaaaaaaagaaccaTCTTAACACATTATAAAGTGAATACATGTAGGACAGCACATggccagctcgaacttgactcaacTCAAAAAAtcaagcttgaactcaactcgaacTCTAATCGAGCTCAATATaacaagcttgagcttggctcTTCAATACAATGTTGAGCTCCAACTCtcttcatttaactcatttatattAAACATGTCTTGTTTTTCCTAACTTGTTAAGTCATTTAGTTGCTacttgtttagttttttttttcttcattataaTTCAAACTATGTAGTCAAGctgagtcgagtttaaatgagtcgagttcttacaacttgaacttgattcatttaacatttcaagcatacatttgaacttaaactcaactcgtttataaacaagtcgagttcgagttaacTTTTGACTAACAAATTCGAGTCAAGCACGAGCTGACTTGACTCAATGTAAAGCAGCCCTAAATACATGtgcttttaagaaaaatgtttgaCTATTTTCGATCCCTAGGATGCCAAGAACACGGCGTCCTGTTCCTACTGCTGAGGGACCGAAAAAAACCAACATAGCTCCAAGAGGGACGGCGTTTGCCTAAGACACTCCACAATCCATTTGTCTTCTTAGGTTCTTATGATCATAGCCATGTGTTTGATGTGGTTTCTTCttaacgtaaaaaaaaaaaaaagggttcgATGTCCTTTCTAAATGAAATACTCAACTGCAGGacaaatgtatattttttcgTCGTGTTTGAGTTTGTGCTCCTACTAGGACACGTCGGCATGTATCTGCCCTCATTAGCCTTTAAActacaaatttaaaattaaatgtaTGTTCGTCTGAGTGATGTAATATAGCTGGTCGGCCTGAGTGATGCTTTGTCGAagtaaatttgatttttacatgtgttattttttataactGCAAATGGTGGCATATACAATATTGAAACTGAATAGTATATTATATGATCATCCAAGTTCAAACATAGTTTGACCCTAAAAATGGAAGGCTTCGGCCCCTCGCTCGGGGATTGTCGGATTCTCATCggaaatttatatttatgttgCACTAATATATTGGGCTCATATTGGACGGCCGTTAATCAACGCCATCTTTGGAAAACTATCACATACATCATGTTTTATGGCGACAATTTAAAGGCTGATGTAATGCCAACAAAACCTCCACTAATTgttaacattgaaaacattttacttttaattATATACTTAAGGTTGGGCACCGGGTCGGGTACCCCATACCCAGTTCGATCGGGCCCGAAAAAAACATAGCCGGCTGGCCCCATAACGGCCCGAGTTGAACCGACCGGGCTCCATTCTCtctaatatgttttttaatattatttttattattcttatttttataataatatatattttaataattttattttaaccgGGCCAAGCCAATCTCAGGCTCGGGTTTCGTGTGTAGGGCTGGGCTTGGGCTGTATGGCCGAGCTATGGCCTTACCCAATCCCGACAATTATTGGGTCAGGCCGgtccgatgcccagccctaaaTTAAATATGAAGCTAGTTTGAGAAAGTTGAGAGCTAGTTAATTTcttatatgcatacatatatacatgcataagtaacttaattttttttaaaacttaaaaatcaaTATGCTATATGTAACTTTCTCATGATGAGTTTTGGAATTAATTTAACATCTAAATTAGCCATCAAAAGATTACCAACGATAAATAATTCAACTCATAGATTTTGGACGTGTAGATAATTCATTCATACGTCCGGTTATGTCAAAGATGCTTCTAAACAAAATTATAACAAACGTGGATTATAAACGCTAAAAAGTACTCAGTTATAtcaaacgcaaaaaaaaaacacccaggttttttgaaaaaaaagatcttaaactaaaaatgacatgtttgattagcatttccccccttttttttcacgttcttcccatttttccttttttttcatgtttttggtaaccagatttttatttcacattttttgcattttatttttaagattttagcCACCTGTCTTTCGGACCAATTGTGTTGCAATTTACTGAAAATTTCTCACTTTTTCGATAAAAAATAATTACCATTTTATGTCCATATAGAAAAAAACGTGAAGCAATATCTAAGCCCATGGTTCGTatatattcattaaaaaaaaggcaCTAGGAATCTAAGGTACGCATATATGTgtatcaatttattttttttacaaagcaTGCTATTTTTGTCTGTTAACTAACAAATTTACAGAAAATATCGAAACAAAAATCATAACGAATGCGGTTAAGACTAACAGTTTGGCAATTTACAACTTAAAAGGATTAAAagtagaagaaggaaaaaaaaaagaaaaagaaaaagaaaaagagttccAGCAACTTCCTTAATGTTGTTACGTCTAACGTTTGTGCTTCGAAGTTGACGTGAAAAAATCTCATATTTATATCATTGTGTCTTTTTCGGAAAAGAACTCTATTCGAGAACAATGGTAAGGTCAGGAAGGGTTGGACAAAATTTTGCAGGAGCTTTCATCTCTGTAATGACGGTCTGTagcattattttcttttgttttagctggattcaactctctctctctctctctctctctctacatatatatatatatatatatatatatatatatatatatatatatatatatatatatatatatatataattgagcGAATGATGACAGTGAGTACCAAAGTCATTCAATTATTTAATCAAAATCATTATATTTGATGCAGAcgaataaataagaaaaaaaaaggcaacatCTTTGTTCTTGATTTACTTTTAACTGGATATCATGGTAAATCTAACAAACAGAATGGTcgccatttaattttttcatattactTTTTACTGGTAAATCTAAtaattcaattcattttcaattaGGTCTTGCTCTAGTCTCTTTGAGGgttattattttcttggtaGTTCAAGACATGTACTCTCTGTGCTTATGCATTTATAACACAAGACTTTACTACGCTGCGTTGTATACTCATCaccatacatacatacattgtAGGTCACCATttaattcacacacacacacacacacacatatatatatatatataaaatctcgAGCGAATCAATGAAACATACaagattcaaattttatttgcgAAATCATTTATTAAGAAGCATTGACTGACGCCCACCTCTCAACCCCACAACGCAGTGTGGCAGCCTTTAATCTACTGTCACCTTTATTACGGTTGCCAAACCCGTCTCATCTCCACTTTCTCCTCAACAACAGAGCCTTCCTGCCTGTCGAAGTGTTCTTACAAGATCTCCGCCATTGTTTTCCTAGAATTCTGCTGAACTCCAGGACGGATCTTACTTTCATGGAAGCCAGCTTGTGGTTTCCTCTCAAGGCTAGGAGCGCTCCGTCGGTTCTTGTACCTCGTGACTTTTGAGAAACAAAAGAGCTTTGTAGTTGGTTGAATTTTGAGGTTTTTCTTCCTGCGTATTTGCTGATACGTTCATGGAAGAAACATCCAGTTTCTGTCTTTTTCTCCGTACTTCTCCTTGAGTATTTTCAACGTTTGGCTTTATCTGCACATTCTAGATTCACGGAAATAAGAGAAAGCTACAATTTGATTCTTCAGTTATGttaaatacaagaaaaattgaTCAGCTGACCCTTCAGTGCTTGGGTGTTTGCGAAGATTCCTGAACTTTCTTGATATACCATCGTCGCCAAGATGGGAGATGGTGAAGATTACCTCTTCAAGGTAGTGATAATTGGAGACTCAGCTGTTGGGAAATCGAATTTGATGTCCAGGTATGTGAGAAACGAATTCGATGCGAATTCAAAGGCAACGATCGGAGTGGAGTTTCAGACGCAGAGCATGGAGATTGACGGTAAGGAGGTGAAGGCTCAGATATGGGACACTGCCGGTCAGGAGAGGTTCAGAGCTCTCACATCTGCATACTACCGGGGAGCTGCAGGTGCTCTTGTCGTCTATGATATCAGCAGAAGGAGTACATTTGAATCAATTGAAAGATGGCTAGATGAGCTTAGAAGTAAGGCATCTAACAGAATTCCCTGTTTCCTTTTGTCTTCTTATAAGTTTTCTGACTTCGCAGTTTCTTGGATCTAGTGCAGTTTGTCTTTCTAGTAGTGATCTTATGTGATTTTGCCGCATATGGGGAACTGAAAAAATTAGCAAACTTTCTCTTGGTATCGAGTCTTCAGAGTGAACACGCACTAAAATTTGATCTCAATCAAATGAATCTGTGATAATGCGGATGAAAATGCGCTATGTTTTGAGAGAAATTATGCTTGTGTGCAAGTTCAACGATGAAAATTTGGAGAAAGGAAAAGCTTTCCACCGTAAGTTTTGCTCTCTTCAGTTGGTTTAACATCTAGATTCATGGTTGAGACATGGTAAGCACCATCTTCTACAAGCTTCCCCGGCTAATTTACTTTATATCTGGATGCTTCCGaacaaagggaaagaaaatggaaagcacCATTAAATCATTAGTTATATGTTGATCACGTTCAGAGCAACTATTAGTAACAGTTTCATCTTTTATGTTTTGAGTTGTTCACAATTCATCTGTTCATCTTCCCTTTTGAATTGGCATTACATTTGATTAACTGATAATTTCACATTGTCATTACTACTTTTGATGAACCGACATTTGACATTGTTTCCATAACAATCATAGACCATACGGATACGACTGTGGTGAGGATGCTGGTGGGGAACAAGTCTGATTTGGCCAACATCAGGGATGTAACTGTTGAAGAAGGAAAGAGTCTTGCTGAATCAGAGGGGTTGTTCTTCCTGGAGACATCTGCATTGGATTCGACAAACGTGAAGACCGCCTTTGAGATCGTGATCCGGGATATTTACAGCAATATCAGCCGGAAAAACTTGAGCTCTGATTCGTACAAAGCACAAGTGTCTTTAAAGGGAATAAGCCTTGTCAGCCATGGCAGTGATGGATCCAATACCCACCAGACTGCAAACAGCTTGTCTTGCTGTTAAAATCACTTTACTAGTAGTACTGAAAGAAAAGGGGCTGAAAGTTCTTAGTTCTTGAGTTGAGAACAGAAGTTTTCTTCCATTGGTTCAGTTGATTCTCGTTGTCTGTGGAAAATTTGTACTCTATGGAACGTTGTTACAGTAAAATCTAGTTTCTGCTTCAAAGCAAAGGCATGTACAATACAATCTCTGTGGTttgaataagagaaaaatacaaaatattctTGTGTACTTGCCATTAACTTTTACACTTGCAtacaatattatttaataatgTTTCCAAAACTAGTTGACCAGAACATCAATATCTAATACTTCTGTACCGCTGAAGAGGAAGCAATTTCAAATACTTTTGGAAGATCATGCAACTGCTACAACAAGAATGAGAATTGAATTTGGGGtcacattttcatcatcaccaccaccgTCACCACCTCCCACCATAATCACCACCGTTGCCATCATTGCagcttgtgaaatattttaagCTAGAGGCTGTGAATGTATACATCTTTCTGTGGAAGCCACAGATCTACTTTTAGTACATGAAAGCAACTGTGTCCCCATTATTTTGAGTAAAGTCTTGTTGACACCTTTCTTGGTATGCTAGCTGCAGGAATTGTCTGCGTTTTCACTCCCATTTCATTTTGAGCGAACAGTAAGGCCCTGTTTGTTTTTACCGGCTCTCTCATCGAAGCCTACCATTCTGCTAGGAAAATAGTGATCTTTCCTGAATAAAAGGAACaacaaaaatgtcattttctgtGGGGTGAACTAGTAAGCGCAATGCATTTTGTTTCCATCCTTGGCTTTGATGGCAGTGGCGGACCCACGTATAGTGTGGGCAACtcaattttccttcatttttacaTGAAAGGACTTccaatatttactttgttatacatataagtgcccTTCAGGTATGAAAATCTATGAATTACTGCCCCTCCAGaaaatttctaactccgccACTGTTTGATGGCAAAGTAGTCTCATCACTTTCATGGTAAAATTTACGTGCACTTACAAATTTTCTCTTCCCAccgatgaaacaaacacaaacgACGCCAAGGTGCTGGTTGCATCGTTTAAAGATGAGGAGTGAAAACTTTCCATGTGGAAGTGCGCTATGGTTTTCTCGTTTCTTGTCACACGTGGGGTGATTTCGTGAGAAAAAAGCCTGCGGAGAAGCACCAGTACGGTGTCCTCTCTTATGAAAGGTTTTCCCCTTCTCCATCAGGATGCTTTTCAGTGGAAAAAAGTCATAGTCCATATAGAAAGCGGGAAAGAAGCACGGCCCAAGTGGGTTGACCACACTCTTAGTATTTCCCCACAAGTTTCACAccctggtggtggtggtggtggtgggttCTCACAGGAAGCAGGGCATTTTCCTAGGAAAATAATTCTCACTTCAGGAAAATTACTCATGACACATACAAGAAGGGGAtattaaaatgaataattctGAGAAAGGCCAAAAGGAATTACTGATGGAAGGGTGCCTTTTAACTTAATGGAGCAATCATTGGTTTCTTGGGGGAAAGAGATCTAGAAAAGTTCTGCACTAATGACATTCAAACAGAGACAGCTAATGAACATACTGTATTTCTTTTCCTATTGAATACAAAGATGACATGACCGCTTGGTGCAAGGCCCATTCATTACCCAACTCCCTCGCACAAAGGGCCACCACCCACCACTACCTCCCCAACTAACaaccaacaaatgaaaaaattgtggCCTGAAATGACGAAAACAGCAACATGGGGCACAACAGGAGCCAATTTATATGAGCAGCATCTGCAGCACCCacttagttatatctgcactatCTTCTGATTTCAATACCATTTTGAGCAGCTATTTTGCAGTCTCAGTTAATATCATTGTAGCGTCAATTGTGGTCCACTTCACCGCTGAATGGCTCATCATGGAAGTGTCTCAGACTTCCAGTGTTGGGCCTTCTCGAACCCGTTCTTGCAGTAGTGATAATCTTCAATTGTTTGGTCGATCTCAGCTTGGGTGTTCATCACAAATGGACCATACTGCACAACAGGCTCATTCAGCGGCTGCCCACCAATAAGAACAAACCTTAATGGCTTCGTGGACTTGTTCCAGACACTGAGACCGTCGCCATGACTCAGAACCAGAGCATGGTGAGTAGCTGCAGGTGAAGAATTAGCGGTACCAATGATGGCCTCCCCTTCTATGATGTACACAAAGGCATTCCATGACTCTGGAATAGGCTGATGCACCTGGGCACCAGGTTTCAGTGTGAAATCCAAATACATGGTGGGCGTCCTGGTATATACTGGAGACTTGATTCCCATGGATTCCCCGGCTATAACACGAACTTCTACGCCGTCCTTCTCTGCTCTCTTCACGTCTTCCTTCTGCAATTCTTGATATCGAGGTTCGATCCTGCCATTTCATGGGAAGCAAATGTCATGGATCTACCACTGATTGTCTTTGTGATTTTGAACTCGTCAATAAGAAAAGAAGCACTTGGGTTTGGCTCATTACATTTTCTCCTTGGCAGAGAGGTTGATCCACAGCTGCAAACCTTTTTGGGTCCCTTCTCCTGCTGGCATTTCTGAGTGAATGATTCCTCGTCCAGCAGTCATCCACTGCATCAAAATCGAAGTTTAAGAAGGACCATGATTTGACAATACTATTCCATCGTCACCAACTGACATCACAAGCAATTAACAGACAAGGTCATTCCATAACCAGACCTGCAAATCGCCAGTTCTAATTGTTCCCTTGTGTCCTGCAAAATCTTGATGGGTAAAAGCTCCCTGCATATGAAAAAAGTACATGTTACAATCTCTTCAAGTTTTGTTGCGATTAAGAACGAAACATATTGAAACTGAAGAAGATGAAGGGGAAAGCAACGCACCTGCAGCATATACGTAACAGTTTCAAAACctgagaaaacaagaaacagaTACAAGAGAAACAAACCATCAGAATCTCAGATACTAGAAAAAATAGAGCTTGCAACAGCGGAGATGAAAACAAACCTCTGTGCGGATGATCTGGGAATCCAGCAGGAGCAGAAACTGCAATACCCAATTGCTCGAATCATCAGAAAACcatcatattcaaatcaaacaagaaaaccGAACCTTGGAGAAAAGCATTTAGCACCTGAAAATTCATCCAAGAGGAGAAACGGGTCCAACCTCTTCAGTTCCAACCTGAAAAACAGAACCACCCATCAGACCTCAATTCCTGAAAGGCTCAGAAGAGGcaaaattcaagaagaaacCAATGTCCAAGGAGACACCAACATAGAGAAGACCATTGACCGACCTTCCAATGCTCCTCCTGACCACAGCCCCATCCCCCTCATACTGTGGCCTGGCCAGCACCTTCTTCAGGACGTGCCTTGGCTTCTGAAAGGAGGAAGACTGTTCCGCCATTGTAGAAATGCGCCTGAACCGATTAAGAAACTGGAGATTGCCAGGAAGACGTAAATACATAGATCGTGGTACTATGCCCCAACGAGAAGAGTGGCTATTTATAGGCCTCGTCGTCATTTATTTATTATGTTAGCAACGAATTAAAAGGAGTTGGTTGGCCTTTCTCACAAGGAATTTCTTGGCATAAACAGGACTCGGCCTGGCAGGCTTTCTTCTCGATGAGGATGTCATCATGATATCATCATGACATGCGCATCATCTTTGTGGGGATAGTTTGGTTGTTTGCTTCTAAGACAAGggtaaaattggaaaaaaaatgcaagaaccTTAGTTCACTAAACAGAGCAAAACgatcgataaaaaaaaaattaatttgttcTGCATCTATAGATTTGCCAACTCAAATATTCAGAATTAagatttttattattataataatcCGATTTGAAGCTATTCTTATGCAAttttgtatctgaatctgaattccaGATTTTGATTAGATCTCGATTCGTCCGAGTTCCAAAAATCTAGTTAGATGTCGTACGATTGCTGAATTGGTGTGcgattttgagaaaattttgccAGCTTCGAAATCTGGGTCTTAAAGGTCTGTTTGACAAATGAAATTAATTTGTAACtattatatgaatttgaatatttttttaagatgtTTCATGATTCTATAAGTCATATTCATAGGTCTGTTTGACAAATGAATTTAATTTGTAACtattatatgaatttgaattt
Proteins encoded in this region:
- the LOC116251163 gene encoding ras-related protein RABA5d-like, whose translation is MGDGEDYLFKVVIIGDSAVGKSNLMSRYVRNEFDANSKATIGVEFQTQSMEIDGKEVKAQIWDTAGQERFRALTSAYYRGAAGALVVYDISRRSTFESIERWLDELRNHTDTTVVRMLVGNKSDLANIRDVTVEEGKSLAESEGLFFLETSALDSTNVKTAFEIVIRDIYSNISRKNLSSDSYKAQVSLKGISLVSHGSDGSNTHQTANSLSCC
- the LOC116250759 gene encoding pirin-like protein; the protein is MYLRLPGNLQFLNRFRRISTMAEQSSSFQKPRHVLKKVLARPQYEGDGAVVRRSIGRLELKRLDPFLLLDEFSVSAPAGFPDHPHRGFETVTYMLQGAFTHQDFAGHKGTIRTGDLQWMTAGRGIIHSEMPAGEGTQKGLQLWINLSAKEKMIEPRYQELQKEDVKRAEKDGVEVRVIAGESMGIKSPVYTRTPTMYLDFTLKPGAQVHQPIPESWNAFVYIIEGEAIIGTANSSPAATHHALVLSHGDGLSVWNKSTKPLRFVLIGGQPLNEPVVQYGPFVMNTQAEIDQTIEDYHYCKNGFEKAQHWKSETLP